A stretch of Telopea speciosissima isolate NSW1024214 ecotype Mountain lineage chromosome 11, Tspe_v1, whole genome shotgun sequence DNA encodes these proteins:
- the LOC122646146 gene encoding purple acid phosphatase 8-like: MGASLCNKTMALLCLVFMTTLNLCLVSIVAELPKFHQTTNGDGSLSFLVIGDWGRRGAYNQSQVALQMGRIGEKLDVNFVVSTGDNFYDNGLTGVDDVAFEESFTKIYTAKSLQRPWYSVLGNHDYRGNVEAQLSHVFRKIDSRWICLKSFLVNTEVAELFFVDTNPFVDMYFNDPKDHKYDWRGVLPKREKYIANVLKDLDLALSESSAKWKIVVGHHAIRSVGHHGDTEELVKQLLPILKANNVDLYINGHDHCLEHISDNDSPIQFLTSGAGSKAWRGDVKGLNREGVKFFYDGQGFMSVKLTQTEANFAFYDVSGKVLHRFDLSKPLYADM; this comes from the exons ATGGGTGCAAGTCTGTGCAATAAAACCATGGCTCTGTTATGCCTCGTCTTCATGACTACTTTGAATCTCTGTTTGGTCTCCATTGTTGCAGAGCTTCCAAAATTCCATCAAACCACCAATGGTGATGGCTCTCTCAGCTTCTTAGTCATCGGAGATTGGGGTAGAAGAGGAGCTTACAACCAATCTCAAGTTGCTCTTCag ATGGGAAGGATAGGAGAGAAGCTAGATGTAAACTTTGTAGTCTCGACCGGCGATAACTTCTATGACAATGGGCTGACCGGAGTCGATGATGTGGCATTTGAGGAGTCATTCACCAAAATCTACACTGCTAAGAGCCTACAGAGGCCATGGTACAGTG TTTTGGGTAACCATGACTATAGAGGAAATGTTGAAGCACAATTGAGCCATGTGTTTAGGAAGATCGATAGCAGATGGATTTGCTTGAAGTCCTTCCTTGTTAATACAG AAGTTGCAGAATTATTCTTCGTCGATACAAATCCATTCGTCGATATGTACTTCAACGATCCGAAAGACCATAAATATGATTGGAGAGGAGTTCTTCCAAAAAGAGAGAAGTACATTGCAAATGTTCTTAAG GATTTGGATTTGGCATTGAGCGAGTCGTCGGCAAAGTGGAAGATTGTTGTCGGTCATCATGCTATCCGAAGCGTCGGACATCATGGTGACACAGAGGAGCTTGTTAAGCAACTTCTCCCAATCCTTAAG GCGAATAATGTCGATCTTTACATAAACGGGCACGATCATTGCTTGGAGCACATTAGTGATAATGATAG TCCAATTCAGTTCTTGACGAGCGGGGCAGGTTCTAAGGCATGGAGAGGTGATGTTAAAGGATTGAACAGAGAGGGAGTGAAATTCTTCTACGATGGGCAAGGTTTCATGTCTGTGAAGTTGACTCAAACTGAAGCTAATTTTGCATTTTATGATGTTTCCGGCAAGGTTTTGCACAGATTTGATTTGTCGAAGCCGCTTTACGCCGATATGTAG